A single region of the Musa acuminata AAA Group cultivar baxijiao chromosome BXJ1-11, Cavendish_Baxijiao_AAA, whole genome shotgun sequence genome encodes:
- the LOC103971669 gene encoding dihydroceramide fatty acyl 2-hydroxylase FAH1-like, with translation MVSQEFTVDLNKPLVFQVGHLGEAYQEWVHQPIVSKEGPRFFANDFLEFLTRTVWWAVPTIWLPVACWCLSMSIQRGNTLPRLALMAATGIFLWTLIEYTLHRFLFHIKTKSYWGNTAHYLLHGCHHKHPMDGLRLVFPPAAAAILCVPFWNLVKLIATPSSAPALFGGGLLGYVIYDCTHYYLHHGQPSKEPAKNLKRYHLNHHFRIQNKGFGITSSLWDIVFGTLPPSKSSSQSN, from the exons ATGGTCTCGCAGGAGTTCACTGTCGACTTGAATAAGCCTCTCGTATTTCAG GTGGGTCATCTTGGAGAAGCTTACCAAGAATGGGTTCACCAGCCTATTGTTAGCAAGGAAGGCCCACGATTTTTCGCAAATGACTTCTTGGAG TTCTTAACGCGAACGGTATGGTGGGCGGTTCCAACAATATGGCTGCCAGTTGCTTGTTGGTGCCTGAGCATGTCTATCCAAAGGGGCAATACACTCCCTCGGTTAGCTCTGATGGCAGCCACTGGAATATTTCTGTGGACCTTGATCGAATATACTTTGCATCGCTTCCTTTTTCACATCAAAACTAAGAGTTATTG GGGAAACACTGCTCATTACCTTCTTCATGGTTGCCATCACAAACATCCCATGGATGGACTACGGCTAGTCTTTCCCcctgctgctgcagctatctTATGTGTACCA TTCTGGAATCTGGTTAAACTAATTGCCACTCCATCATCTGCTCCTGCCTTGTTCGGAGGTGGCCTACTGGGTTATGTTATCTATGACTGCACTCACTACTACCTGCACCATGGACAACCATCCAAAGAGCCAGCTAAGAATCTGAAG CGATACCATCTGAACCATCACTTCAGAATTCAAAACAAGGGGTTTGGAATAACTTCGTCACTCTGGGACATTGTCTTTGGCACATTGCCCCCATCAAAATCCTCTTCTCAAAGCAATTGA
- the LOC103971671 gene encoding uncharacterized protein LOC103971671 isoform X1, which yields MQADRVRRTSHLFSDDLLDTAATIPISSSATSLASSSSSDSLPRVNYIEHRVSKMDTLPGVAIKYGVEVADIKRLNGLTTDIQMFARKTLQIPLPGRHPPSPCLSNGSFANGSYSRQHTSPHRPSNNVLDLFHSLELKTPPSKVSPAMSSLQAYYGLTPPKKGADTAETEMAVYRKGCCLADELKEPPFSDPLPGRHRKSICLANGFPLGNGEITKGKNILETADNNESEKPIRRRQKNDASPSLGATELLLEDNSSDLISVRKGKGLAMRPKLGSRTDMDMGHPKASPHGDSVMTDGFVSVRKSSSTSSLQDSEDHSSIWLTSKWTLNPELLARPLFDGLPKPIIVRKNKAALD from the exons ATGCAGGCAGATCGGGTCCGAAGGACCTCTCACCTCTTCTCGGATGATTTGCTGGATACGGCTGCTACGATCCCCATATCCTCGTCCGCGACTTCTTTAGCTTCGTCGTCTTCTTCAGATTCCCTTCCCAGAGTTAACTATATCGAGCATCGCGTGTCGAAGATGGACACGCTTCCTGGTGTTGCCATAAAGTATGGCGTCGAG GTAGCAGACATCAAGCGACTGAATGGCTTGACAACAGATATTCAGATGTTTGCTCGTAAAACATTGCAGATTCCTCTACCAGGGAGGCATCCTCCATCACCTTGTCTTTCAAATGGTTCATTTGCTAATGG AAGTTATTCCAGACAACATACTTCACCGCATCGGCCTAGTAATAATGTGTTGGATTTGTTCCATTCGCTCGAGCTGAAAACCCCTCCAAGTAAGGTTTCCCCAGCAATGAGCAGCTTACAAGCATACTATGGTCTCACACCACCTAAAAAGGGTGCAGATACTGCAGAGACAGAGATGGCAGTGTATAGAAAAGGTTGCTGCTTGGCTGACGAACTTAAAGAGCCACCGTTTTCTGACCCACTTCCAGGTCGGCATCGGAAATCTATATGTTTGGCTAATGGCTTTCCACTGGGAAATGGCGAGATCACAAAGggaaaaaatattttagagaCTGCAGATAACAATGAGAGCGAGAAACCTATCCGGAGGCGTCAAAAGAATGATGCAAGCCCATCTTTAGGTGCGACAGAATTGTTGTTGGAGGATAATAGTAGTGATTTAATCTCAGTAAGGAAAGGAAAAGGCCTAGCAATGAGACCAAAACTGGGGAGCCGCACCGATATGGATATGGGTCATCCAAAAGCTAGTCCTCATGGAGACTCTGTCATGACTGATGGGTTTGTTTCAGTTAGGAAATCATCGAGCACATCAAGCTTGCAGGACTCAGAGGACCACTCGTCCATCTGGCTAACTAGCAAATGGACTTTGAATCCTGAACTTCTTGCTAGGCCACTATTCGATGGCTTGCCAAAGCCGATAATTGTACGGAAGAACAAAGCTGCTCTCGATTAA
- the LOC103971671 gene encoding uncharacterized protein LOC103971671 isoform X3 has translation MQADRVRRTSHLFSDDLLDTAATIPISSSATSLASSSSSDSLPRVNYIEHRVSKMDTLPGVAIKYGVEVADIKRLNGLTTDIQMFARKTLQIPLPGRHPPSPCLSNGSFANGQHTSPHRPSNNVLDLFHSLELKTPPSKVSPAMSSLQAYYGLTPPKKGADTAETEMAVYRKGCCLADELKEPPFSDPLPGRHRKSICLANGFPLGNGEITKGKNILETADNNESEKPIRRRQKNDASPSLGATELLLEDNSSDLISVRKGKGLAMRPKLGSRTDMDMGHPKASPHGDSVMTDGFVSVRKSSSTSSLQDSEDHSSIWLTSKWTLNPELLARPLFDGLPKPIIVRKNKAALD, from the exons ATGCAGGCAGATCGGGTCCGAAGGACCTCTCACCTCTTCTCGGATGATTTGCTGGATACGGCTGCTACGATCCCCATATCCTCGTCCGCGACTTCTTTAGCTTCGTCGTCTTCTTCAGATTCCCTTCCCAGAGTTAACTATATCGAGCATCGCGTGTCGAAGATGGACACGCTTCCTGGTGTTGCCATAAAGTATGGCGTCGAG GTAGCAGACATCAAGCGACTGAATGGCTTGACAACAGATATTCAGATGTTTGCTCGTAAAACATTGCAGATTCCTCTACCAGGGAGGCATCCTCCATCACCTTGTCTTTCAAATGGTTCATTTGCTAATGG ACAACATACTTCACCGCATCGGCCTAGTAATAATGTGTTGGATTTGTTCCATTCGCTCGAGCTGAAAACCCCTCCAAGTAAGGTTTCCCCAGCAATGAGCAGCTTACAAGCATACTATGGTCTCACACCACCTAAAAAGGGTGCAGATACTGCAGAGACAGAGATGGCAGTGTATAGAAAAGGTTGCTGCTTGGCTGACGAACTTAAAGAGCCACCGTTTTCTGACCCACTTCCAGGTCGGCATCGGAAATCTATATGTTTGGCTAATGGCTTTCCACTGGGAAATGGCGAGATCACAAAGggaaaaaatattttagagaCTGCAGATAACAATGAGAGCGAGAAACCTATCCGGAGGCGTCAAAAGAATGATGCAAGCCCATCTTTAGGTGCGACAGAATTGTTGTTGGAGGATAATAGTAGTGATTTAATCTCAGTAAGGAAAGGAAAAGGCCTAGCAATGAGACCAAAACTGGGGAGCCGCACCGATATGGATATGGGTCATCCAAAAGCTAGTCCTCATGGAGACTCTGTCATGACTGATGGGTTTGTTTCAGTTAGGAAATCATCGAGCACATCAAGCTTGCAGGACTCAGAGGACCACTCGTCCATCTGGCTAACTAGCAAATGGACTTTGAATCCTGAACTTCTTGCTAGGCCACTATTCGATGGCTTGCCAAAGCCGATAATTGTACGGAAGAACAAAGCTGCTCTCGATTAA
- the LOC103971671 gene encoding uncharacterized protein LOC103971671 isoform X2 — protein MQADRVRRTSHLFSDDLLDTAATIPISSSATSLASSSSSDSLPRVNYIEHRVSKMDTLPGVAIKYGVEVADIKRLNGLTTDIQMFARKTLQIPLPGRHPPSPCLSNGSFANGYSRQHTSPHRPSNNVLDLFHSLELKTPPSKVSPAMSSLQAYYGLTPPKKGADTAETEMAVYRKGCCLADELKEPPFSDPLPGRHRKSICLANGFPLGNGEITKGKNILETADNNESEKPIRRRQKNDASPSLGATELLLEDNSSDLISVRKGKGLAMRPKLGSRTDMDMGHPKASPHGDSVMTDGFVSVRKSSSTSSLQDSEDHSSIWLTSKWTLNPELLARPLFDGLPKPIIVRKNKAALD, from the exons ATGCAGGCAGATCGGGTCCGAAGGACCTCTCACCTCTTCTCGGATGATTTGCTGGATACGGCTGCTACGATCCCCATATCCTCGTCCGCGACTTCTTTAGCTTCGTCGTCTTCTTCAGATTCCCTTCCCAGAGTTAACTATATCGAGCATCGCGTGTCGAAGATGGACACGCTTCCTGGTGTTGCCATAAAGTATGGCGTCGAG GTAGCAGACATCAAGCGACTGAATGGCTTGACAACAGATATTCAGATGTTTGCTCGTAAAACATTGCAGATTCCTCTACCAGGGAGGCATCCTCCATCACCTTGTCTTTCAAATGGTTCATTTGCTAATGG TTATTCCAGACAACATACTTCACCGCATCGGCCTAGTAATAATGTGTTGGATTTGTTCCATTCGCTCGAGCTGAAAACCCCTCCAAGTAAGGTTTCCCCAGCAATGAGCAGCTTACAAGCATACTATGGTCTCACACCACCTAAAAAGGGTGCAGATACTGCAGAGACAGAGATGGCAGTGTATAGAAAAGGTTGCTGCTTGGCTGACGAACTTAAAGAGCCACCGTTTTCTGACCCACTTCCAGGTCGGCATCGGAAATCTATATGTTTGGCTAATGGCTTTCCACTGGGAAATGGCGAGATCACAAAGggaaaaaatattttagagaCTGCAGATAACAATGAGAGCGAGAAACCTATCCGGAGGCGTCAAAAGAATGATGCAAGCCCATCTTTAGGTGCGACAGAATTGTTGTTGGAGGATAATAGTAGTGATTTAATCTCAGTAAGGAAAGGAAAAGGCCTAGCAATGAGACCAAAACTGGGGAGCCGCACCGATATGGATATGGGTCATCCAAAAGCTAGTCCTCATGGAGACTCTGTCATGACTGATGGGTTTGTTTCAGTTAGGAAATCATCGAGCACATCAAGCTTGCAGGACTCAGAGGACCACTCGTCCATCTGGCTAACTAGCAAATGGACTTTGAATCCTGAACTTCTTGCTAGGCCACTATTCGATGGCTTGCCAAAGCCGATAATTGTACGGAAGAACAAAGCTGCTCTCGATTAA
- the LOC103971672 gene encoding UDP-glycosyltransferase 82A1, with amino-acid sequence MWYCRHLQGTNRVSNTAPAIINESERNGEEGNRSEEWGMRPRVVLVPFPAQGHVSPMLDLARVLHARGFEVTVAAPDFIHRRLAGRADDGIRFASVSSGLMADDGAAPPDFAAIEQAMESHMPAHLERLLSPPDAEAIACVVVDLVASWAIPVARRCGLPVAGFWTAMLATYRVISAIPELIRRGFISEFGSPLSHQPPCQHDGQEQAAQELTLEGQAKLSASDLPWLVGNPASQRSRFAFWLRVIERAKSVRWLLVNSFPEEGGRRGDHHPPLPSSQPQEHDAPRTLPVGPLEAHGGDEKTRGNSRCNLSMWDEDQSCLEWLEKHPPNSVVYASFGSWVAPISPEKIAEFALGLEAAAQPFLWVLKDEKPWRAGLPRGFLDRVAGYGKVVAWAPQEEVLRSPAIGCYLTHCGWNSTLEAIRHEKRLLCYPIAGDQFVNAVYIVKVWGIGIKLDGCNRHAIENGIGRIMTGDEGAKAQASVLQLKKRVMGEEGSSAAVASLQCFIDTIKKSM; translated from the exons ATGTGGTATTGTCGTCATCTGCAAGGAACAAACCGGGTGTCGAACACCGCTCCTGCAATTATAAATGAGAGCGAGCGCAACGGGGAAGAAGGCAACAGAAGCGAGGAGTGGGGGATGCGGCCGAGGGTTGTGCTCGTTCCCTTCCCGGCTCAGGGGCATGTGTCTCCCATGCTGGACCTCGCCCGGGTCCTCCATGCACGTGGATTCGAGGTGACGGTGGCCGCCCCGGACTTCATCCACCGGCGTCTCGCGGGCCGGGCCGATGATGGGATCCGGTTCGCTTCTGTTTCCAGTGGCCTCATGGCGGACGACGGCGCGGCGCCTCCGGACTTCGCGGCCATCGAGCAGGCCATGGAGAGCCACATGCCCGCGCATCTCGAGCGCCTGCTGTCGCCGCCGGACGCTGAGGCCATCGCTTGCGTGGTGGTGGACCTGGTGGCCTCGTGGGCGATTCCGGTCGCGCGGCGGTGCGGCCTCCCGGTCGCCGGGTTCTGGACGGCGATGCTGGCCACCTACCGCGTCATCTCCGCCATTCCGGAGCTCATTCGCAGGGGTTTCATCTCTGAATTCG GTAGTCCGCTGTCGCATCAGCCTCCGTGCCAACATGACGGGCAAGAGCAGGCGGCGCAAGAGCTGACGTTGGAAGGGCAGGCGAAGCTTAGCGCGAGCGACCTGCCATGGCTGGTGGGCAATCCTGCTTCCCAGAGGTCAAGATTCGCCTTCTGGCTTCGAGTCATCGAGCGAGCTAAATCTGTCCGATGGCTGTTGGTCAACTCCTTCCCCGAGGAAGGCGGTCGCCGTGGAGACCATCATCCCCCGCTTCCAAGCTCGCAACCGCAAGAACACGACGCGCCGCGGACGCTCCCCGTCGGTCCACTGGAAGCACACGGCGGCGACGAGAAGACGCGCGGCAACTCCCGGTGCAACCTGAGCATGTGGGACGAAGACCAGAGCTGCCTGGAGTGGCTGGAGAAGCACCCGCCGAACTCGGTCGTGTACGCGTCCTTCGGGAGCTGGGTGGCGCCGATCTCGCCGGAGAAGATCGCGGAGTTCGCGCTGGGGCTGGAGGCTGCGGCGCAGCCGTTCCTGTGGGTGCTCAAGGACGAGAAGCCATGGCGGGCCGGTCTCCCCCGCGGGTTCCTGGATCGAGTCGCGGGCTACGGCAAGGTGGTGGCGTGGGCGCCGCAGGAGGAGGTGCTGAGGAGCCCCGCCATCGGATGCTACCTCacgcactgcgggtggaactcgacGTTGGAGGCCATACGACACGAGAAGAGGCTGTTGTGCTACCCCATCGCCGGCGACCAGTTCGTGAATGCCGTCTACATCGTGAAGGTGTGGGGAATAGGGATCAAACTTGATGGCTGTAATCGACATGCCATAGAGAATGGCATCGGGAGGATCATGACAGGTGACGAGGGAGCAAAGGCACAAGCAAGTGTGCTGCAGCTGAAGAAGAGAGTTATGGGGGAGGAAGGGAGCTCTGCAGCCGTTGCAAGCCTCCAATGCTTTATAGATACGATCAAGAAAAGCATGTAA